In Equus caballus isolate H_3958 breed thoroughbred chromosome 25, TB-T2T, whole genome shotgun sequence, one DNA window encodes the following:
- the OR1L22 gene encoding olfactory receptor family 1 subfamily L member 22 (The RefSeq protein has 1 substitution compared to this genomic sequence) gives MRWNNQTRPSEFTLLGLSSRPEHQKPLFLIIYLVTLMGNLIIMLSIYLDVRLQTPMYFFLSVLSFVDICYTTVIIPKMLTNFLSEAKTILYSECLSQMYFFLSFGNVDSYLLGAMAIDRYVAICNPFHYITIMSYKCCVLLLVISFFIPFLHSLLHVHLMNQLTFCASNVIHHFFCDLNPVLKLSCSSTFVNEIVIKTEGPFVIMVPFMCIIISYLRIFATVLKIPSAAGKYKVFSTCGSHLTVVILFYGSITYVYLQPLTSNNVKDQIATVIYTILTPMLNPFVYSLRNKDMKQCLGKLIGRIKPQLRGFYDKS, from the coding sequence atgagatgGAACAACCAAACAAGACCTTCTGAATTCATCTTACTAGGGCTCTCCTCTAGGCCTGAGCATCAGAAGCCTCTATTTCTAATCATTTACCTGGTCACTCTAATGGGAAACCTGATCATCATGCTGTCCATCTATTTAGATGTTCGCCTACAGACACCCATGTATTTCTTTCTGAGTGTCCTGTCTTTTGTTGATATTTGTTATACAACAGTTATTATTCCAAAGATGCTGACAAACTTTTTATCAGAGGCAAAAACCATCCTCTATAGTGAGTGCCTGAGCCAGATGTATTTCTTCCTGTCCTTTGGTAATGTAGATAGTTACCTCCTAGGGGCCATGGCCattgaccgctatgtggccatatGCAACCCCTTTCATTACATCACCATCATGAGCTATAAATGCTGTGTCCTTCTACTGGTAATCTCCTTCTTCATCCCATTTCTTCACTCACTCCTCCACGTCCACTTGATGAACCAACTCACCTTTTGTGCCTCCAACGTTATCCATCACTTCTTCTGTGATCTCAACCCAGTGCTGAAGTTGTCCTGTTCATCTACATTTGTCAATGAGATAGTGATAAAGACAGAAGGACCATTTGTCATAATGGTCCCCTTTATGTGCATCATTATTTCTTATCTGAGAATCTTCGCCACTGTTCTGAAAATCCCTTCAGCTGCTGGGAAGTACAAGGTCTTCTCCACCTGTGGTTCCCACCTTACCGTGGTGATTCTGTTTTATGGGAGTATTACCTATGTCTACCTTCAGCCTCTGACCAGCAATAATGTCAAGGACCAGATAGCAACAGTCATCTACACTATATTAACTCCCATGTTGAACCCTTTTGTTTACAGTCTGAGAAACAAAGACATGAAGCAGTGTTTGGGGAAGCTGATAGGTAGGATAAAGCCTCAATTACGTGGGTTTTATGATAAATCTTGA